In Vibrio gangliei, a single window of DNA contains:
- the lldD gene encoding FMN-dependent L-lactate dehydrogenase LldD has protein sequence MIISSSTDYRAAAKSKLPPFLFHYIDGGSYSEHTLRRNSDDLSDIALRQRVLNNMSELDLKTQLFGEALNMPIALAPVGLTGMYARRGEVQAAKAASNKGIPFTLSTVSVCPIEEVAPAIKRPMWFQLYVLKDRDFMRNVLERAKAAGVTTLVFTVDMPVPGARYRDMHSGMSGPNAAIRRVMQSVTHPKWAWDVGLNGKPHDLGNISAYRGTPTKLEDYIGWLGANFDPSISWKDLEWIRDFWEGPMIIKGILDTEDAKDAVRFGADGIVVSNHGGRQLDGVLSTARALPDIADAVKGDIKILVDSGIRSGLDVVRMLALGADCTLLGRSFVYALAAQGQLGVENLLDLYEKEMKVAMTLTGAKSINDLSSTSLVSNL, from the coding sequence ATGATTATTTCATCTTCGACTGACTACCGTGCTGCGGCTAAATCAAAGCTACCACCATTTTTATTTCACTATATTGATGGTGGTTCATACTCAGAACATACTTTAAGGCGTAATAGTGATGATTTATCTGATATTGCTTTGCGCCAACGTGTTTTGAATAACATGTCTGAGTTGGATTTGAAAACACAACTGTTTGGTGAAGCTTTAAATATGCCAATCGCACTTGCTCCCGTCGGACTCACTGGAATGTATGCACGGCGTGGTGAAGTTCAAGCTGCAAAAGCAGCAAGTAATAAAGGTATCCCTTTTACTTTATCGACAGTTTCCGTTTGTCCTATTGAAGAGGTGGCACCGGCGATTAAACGGCCGATGTGGTTTCAACTTTATGTTTTAAAAGATCGTGACTTTATGAGAAATGTATTGGAGCGAGCTAAAGCAGCAGGAGTCACTACTCTTGTTTTTACGGTAGATATGCCAGTCCCAGGGGCGCGCTACCGAGATATGCATTCTGGTATGAGCGGGCCGAATGCCGCAATTCGCAGAGTGATGCAATCTGTCACTCATCCTAAGTGGGCATGGGATGTAGGTTTGAATGGGAAGCCTCATGATTTGGGCAATATTTCAGCTTACCGAGGTACACCAACCAAATTGGAAGATTATATTGGTTGGTTGGGTGCTAACTTTGATCCTTCCATTTCATGGAAAGATCTAGAATGGATCCGAGATTTTTGGGAAGGTCCTATGATTATTAAAGGGATTTTAGATACGGAAGATGCGAAAGATGCGGTTCGCTTTGGTGCCGATGGAATAGTGGTGTCTAATCATGGTGGAAGGCAATTGGATGGTGTGCTCTCGACAGCGAGAGCTTTGCCTGATATTGCTGATGCTGTAAAGGGGGATATAAAAATTTTAGTCGATTCCGGAATACGTTCGGGTTTAGATGTAGTGAGAATGTTAGCCCTAGGTGCGGATTGTACTCTTTTAGGTCGCTCATTTGTTTACGCGTTGGCAGCTCAAGGCCAATTAGGTGTTGAAAATTTATTAGATTTATATGAAAAAGAAATGAAAGTAGCGATGACGCTAACCGGAGCAAAAAGTATTAACGATTTATCTTCAACTTCTCTGGTTTCAAATTTATAA
- a CDS encoding pectate lyase family protein — translation MKRLPLAMAIMASLTATSAMAFSSIPQPVEHKKSVGSMGANGWASAEESVTGGAGATADRIYTVTNRKQLIEALYGSQDANINADPSNEKKVIYIKGKIDLSANQKGNKSMTAEDFMAQCEQYGYNDYDTFYQAYRNEFNPHTWNKQSLASNGRPPAVSGPLEDARDCYQKAQAAYTVLRVGSNTSILGLGNNAELSFGTLLLGKNGEEPVSNIVIRNIEFKDAFDFFPSWSPTDSFKIDKNEFGVGNCSDAYVSDEVNPAACESIEGGRWNSEYDLISVDNAHRVWIDHNTFSDGKRTDDKYPPVFAAPYNAKEQKVQHHDGLVDVTNGATQVTMSYNHFKNHDKTNLLGGSDTTNAERSYGPGSIDVTFHHNYWQDTGQRMPRVRFGRVHVYNNFFQLDANSDPAPTYRMGDAIILGTASKIVAENNSFEIKGEDFAKKIIGFSSSQSNRTKCENTQRYEVGACATYFYAQGNLVNGEDMDLNEIAQTRATSSSSNSPLTILSPNSDSEFWLPRYSYDYQLQPAQQVKNEVVRHAGSGKLKFNPHHAK, via the coding sequence ATGAAACGGTTACCTTTAGCTATGGCTATCATGGCTTCACTCACGGCCACTTCAGCAATGGCTTTTAGCAGCATTCCTCAGCCGGTGGAACACAAAAAATCGGTAGGTTCAATGGGGGCAAATGGTTGGGCGAGTGCCGAGGAAAGTGTGACTGGTGGCGCTGGTGCCACGGCCGACCGTATCTACACAGTCACGAATCGTAAGCAGTTGATTGAGGCTTTATACGGTAGCCAAGATGCCAACATCAATGCTGATCCTAGCAATGAGAAAAAAGTCATTTATATCAAAGGCAAAATTGATTTATCCGCCAATCAAAAAGGCAATAAATCGATGACGGCGGAAGATTTCATGGCTCAATGTGAGCAGTATGGCTACAACGATTACGACACTTTTTACCAAGCCTACCGCAACGAATTTAACCCTCACACTTGGAATAAACAAAGCCTTGCTTCTAATGGTCGTCCGCCGGCGGTATCTGGGCCACTAGAAGACGCGCGTGATTGTTATCAAAAAGCACAAGCGGCGTATACGGTCCTGCGTGTGGGCTCAAATACCTCTATTTTAGGTTTAGGCAATAATGCTGAGCTCAGTTTTGGTACCTTATTATTAGGCAAAAATGGCGAGGAGCCTGTGTCTAATATTGTGATCCGCAATATCGAATTTAAAGATGCGTTTGATTTCTTCCCATCTTGGAGCCCAACCGATTCATTCAAAATTGATAAAAATGAATTTGGCGTGGGTAATTGTAGTGACGCATATGTCAGTGATGAGGTGAACCCTGCTGCATGTGAAAGCATTGAAGGTGGTCGTTGGAACTCGGAGTACGATTTAATATCGGTGGATAACGCCCATCGTGTGTGGATTGACCATAACACCTTTAGTGATGGCAAGCGTACTGATGATAAGTACCCGCCAGTATTTGCGGCGCCTTATAATGCCAAAGAGCAAAAAGTGCAGCATCATGACGGTTTAGTGGATGTGACCAACGGGGCGACACAAGTCACCATGTCTTATAACCACTTTAAAAATCACGATAAAACCAACTTGTTGGGTGGCAGCGATACCACCAATGCGGAGCGTTCGTATGGCCCAGGTTCGATTGATGTGACTTTCCATCATAACTATTGGCAAGATACCGGCCAGCGTATGCCGCGTGTTCGTTTTGGTCGAGTGCATGTTTACAACAACTTCTTCCAGCTTGACGCTAACAGCGATCCTGCGCCAACTTACCGCATGGGTGATGCCATTATTTTAGGTACTGCATCGAAAATCGTGGCAGAGAACAATTCGTTTGAGATCAAAGGTGAAGATTTTGCTAAGAAGATCATCGGCTTCAGCTCTAGCCAATCGAACCGAACTAAGTGTGAAAATACCCAACGTTATGAAGTAGGGGCTTGTGCTACTTACTTCTATGCACAAGGTAACTTAGTCAATGGTGAAGACATGGATCTGAATGAAATTGCTCAGACACGAGCCACCAGTTCAAGTAGCAATTCACCATTAACCATCTTGTCACCTAACAGCGATAGCGAGTTCTGGCTACCTCGTTATAGCTACGATTATCAATTGCAGCCTGCACAACAGGTGAAAAATGAAGTCGTACGTCACGCCGGTTCCGGTAAGTTAAAGTTTAACCCTCATCACGCCAAATAG
- a CDS encoding ATP-binding cassette domain-containing protein, giving the protein MAIKIQQLIARDYGLIIEGWEIEKGQHWGIFSTYSHAGSLIGRVFTGDIQAEVSEVEGLPSQIGWVSLYQQQLLLEKELADDDTDFMDRLDYGSSVESLVAETCQDKVQVEELLTLTDLQHLRQRGFRQLSTGETRRVMLARALAIEPQLLILDEPYAGLDLAHQQQLSQLLETLSHRLQLLIITSREDELPSCITHVVMFNAEVTKAGETIHRLDAGMSIEQWQTHPVMEQLVALSQQRSQEVMQLIKRQRHQPQYDNPLVELKNAKVEYTDALIFKDVNWRINNGEHWQVRGPNGCGKSTLLGLILGDHPQCYSNDITLFGKPRGSGETIWQVKEQIGIVSSALHLQYRVNCSALEVLLSGFFDSIGVYQKPSKKQVDLAKDWLAILHMSQCEKTSFKQLDYGQQRLLLIGRALIKQPVLLILDEPYQGLDFINRKLVMNTLNMIAEENLSQLLYVSHHVDDALPAIHNYVDFIGDAHNGYEVKVTANAN; this is encoded by the coding sequence ATGGCGATAAAAATACAACAATTAATTGCTCGTGATTATGGGTTGATTATCGAAGGTTGGGAGATTGAAAAAGGGCAGCATTGGGGGATTTTCTCGACTTACAGTCATGCAGGCTCGTTAATTGGCCGTGTATTCACGGGAGATATCCAAGCAGAGGTGTCTGAAGTTGAAGGTTTACCAAGCCAGATTGGTTGGGTATCGCTTTATCAGCAGCAGTTATTGTTGGAGAAAGAACTGGCCGATGATGATACGGATTTTATGGACCGACTGGATTATGGTTCGAGTGTCGAGTCGTTGGTGGCAGAAACATGCCAAGACAAGGTGCAAGTTGAAGAATTACTTACGTTAACGGATTTGCAGCATTTGCGTCAGCGTGGTTTTCGCCAGCTTTCAACCGGCGAGACTCGACGCGTGATGTTAGCTCGGGCTTTAGCGATTGAGCCGCAATTATTGATTTTAGACGAGCCCTATGCCGGCTTAGACTTAGCGCATCAGCAACAGCTTTCTCAGTTACTTGAAACCTTATCACACCGTTTGCAATTGTTGATCATCACCTCGCGTGAAGACGAACTGCCCAGTTGCATCACTCATGTCGTTATGTTTAATGCAGAGGTGACTAAAGCGGGCGAAACGATCCATCGACTCGACGCGGGCATGAGCATAGAGCAATGGCAAACTCATCCGGTAATGGAGCAGTTAGTCGCGCTGTCGCAGCAGCGTAGCCAAGAGGTGATGCAATTAATTAAGCGACAAAGACATCAACCTCAATACGATAATCCATTAGTTGAGCTAAAAAATGCCAAAGTAGAATACACCGATGCTTTGATTTTTAAAGACGTCAATTGGCGGATTAATAATGGTGAGCATTGGCAAGTTCGTGGCCCAAATGGTTGTGGTAAAAGCACCTTATTGGGTTTGATTTTAGGCGACCACCCTCAGTGTTATAGCAACGATATTACCTTGTTTGGCAAGCCTCGCGGCAGTGGTGAAACCATCTGGCAAGTCAAAGAGCAAATAGGCATCGTGTCTTCGGCGTTGCATTTACAATATCGAGTCAATTGCAGTGCATTGGAAGTGCTATTGTCTGGCTTCTTTGACTCGATTGGTGTCTATCAAAAACCAAGTAAGAAGCAGGTAGATTTAGCCAAAGATTGGCTGGCGATTTTACACATGAGCCAATGTGAAAAGACCAGTTTCAAACAACTCGATTATGGCCAACAACGGTTACTGTTAATTGGCCGCGCTTTGATCAAGCAACCAGTGCTGCTGATCCTCGATGAGCCATATCAAGGCTTAGATTTCATTAATCGTAAGTTAGTGATGAATACGCTAAACATGATCGCCGAAGAAAATTTAAGCCAATTGTTGTACGTTTCTCACCATGTTGATGATGCGCTGCCGGCCATTCACAACTATGTCGATTTTATTGGCGATGCACACAATGGCTATGAGGTAAAGGTGACGGCGAACGCAAATTAG
- a CDS encoding MgtC/SapB family protein, whose translation MTHEWLNIEPFSWWSLTACAINGTFIGLERQLRGKPVGIRTAILIISGTYLFMAMAVSLSPNTLDQARVLGQIITGVGFLGAGVMMTMDGKIHGVTSAAVIWVLAALGLMIGLGHESQSILLTTLALCVLLGVDKVEKSFQSLRRGVHQTMQKRRRPKTINMARVITKEEQSTED comes from the coding sequence ATGACACATGAATGGCTTAACATTGAACCCTTTAGTTGGTGGTCTCTCACCGCTTGCGCCATCAACGGCACCTTTATTGGACTTGAGCGTCAACTGCGTGGTAAACCCGTAGGCATCCGCACTGCGATATTAATCATTTCAGGTACTTACCTATTTATGGCGATGGCGGTTTCATTATCACCCAACACGCTAGACCAAGCTCGAGTGTTAGGACAAATCATTACTGGTGTGGGCTTTTTAGGTGCTGGTGTGATGATGACAATGGATGGCAAAATTCATGGAGTAACCTCGGCGGCGGTAATTTGGGTTCTGGCAGCGCTAGGGTTAATGATAGGTTTAGGTCATGAATCTCAATCGATTCTCCTGACCACTTTGGCTCTATGTGTATTGCTTGGCGTCGATAAAGTCGAAAAAAGCTTTCAAAGTTTGCGCCGTGGTGTTCATCAAACCATGCAAAAACGCCGTCGCCCAAAAACCATTAATATGGCGAGAGTGATCACAAAAGAAGAGCAAAGTACGGAAGACTAA
- the acuI gene encoding acrylyl-CoA reductase (NADPH): protein MFKALVLNQEDKRTIATIESLDESQLPEGEVLVAVDYSSINYKDGLAVTGKGKIIRNFPMVPGIDFVGTVLESQDDRYSEGDKVVLTGWGVGENHWGGMAEKARLKADWLVPLPKGLDEKQSMVVGTAGFTAMLCVQAILDAGVKPEGGEILVTGASGGVGSVSVTLLSKLGYKVAAVTGRIEQNGPLLERLGATRVIDRREFEEPARPLEKQVWAGAVDTVGSKILAKVLAQMDYNSVVAACGLAGGFDLPTTVMPFILRNVRLQGVDSVNCPTEKRIAAWNSLADLLPASYFEQACTEITLEEVAKYAEDITNGQVTGRVVVKI, encoded by the coding sequence ATGTTTAAAGCTTTAGTGTTAAATCAAGAAGACAAACGTACCATCGCAACAATCGAATCCCTAGACGAAAGCCAGCTGCCAGAAGGTGAAGTGTTGGTCGCGGTTGATTACTCTTCGATTAACTACAAAGATGGCCTTGCGGTGACGGGTAAGGGCAAGATCATTCGTAACTTCCCAATGGTGCCGGGGATTGATTTTGTTGGCACGGTATTGGAGTCTCAAGATGACCGTTATTCTGAAGGCGATAAAGTTGTGCTTACTGGTTGGGGTGTGGGTGAAAACCATTGGGGGGGCATGGCGGAAAAAGCGCGTCTGAAAGCGGATTGGTTAGTGCCATTACCAAAAGGTTTAGATGAAAAACAATCCATGGTGGTTGGTACCGCTGGTTTTACTGCCATGTTATGTGTACAAGCAATCTTGGATGCGGGCGTCAAACCAGAAGGCGGTGAGATCCTCGTGACAGGTGCGAGTGGTGGCGTAGGTTCAGTATCTGTCACTTTACTGAGCAAATTAGGCTATAAAGTCGCAGCGGTGACTGGCCGTATTGAGCAAAATGGTCCGCTTCTTGAAAGACTTGGTGCAACTCGCGTTATTGACCGTCGTGAATTTGAAGAGCCTGCACGCCCATTAGAAAAACAAGTTTGGGCGGGCGCAGTCGATACCGTTGGTAGTAAAATTCTAGCTAAGGTGTTAGCGCAAATGGATTACAACTCGGTAGTTGCGGCCTGTGGTTTAGCCGGCGGCTTTGATTTACCAACCACGGTGATGCCATTTATCTTGCGTAACGTACGTTTGCAAGGGGTTGATTCGGTTAATTGCCCAACGGAAAAACGCATTGCCGCTTGGAATTCATTGGCTGACTTATTACCGGCAAGCTACTTCGAGCAAGCCTGTACAGAAATCACCTTAGAAGAAGTTGCAAAATACGCGGAAGATATTACCAATGGTCAAGTGACGGGCCGAGTAGTAGTGAAGATTTAA
- a CDS encoding type II toxin-antitoxin system RelE/ParE family toxin, producing the protein MERCLVMLSESPLIGRDYNQIKQGIRRYDYNKHAIFYRIRAHDIFILRILHQQMNPMLHL; encoded by the coding sequence ATGGAACGCTGTTTAGTAATGCTATCGGAATCGCCTTTGATTGGCCGCGATTACAATCAGATAAAACAAGGAATAAGAAGATATGATTATAATAAGCATGCCATTTTCTATCGAATAAGAGCACACGATATTTTCATTCTACGTATTTTACATCAACAAATGAACCCAATGCTCCATCTATAA
- a CDS encoding type II toxin-antitoxin system ParD family antitoxin: MGRTTSVTIGESLNSFIERMVQSGRYGSTSEVMRSALRLLEQQENQQNMLRNAIEEGEQSGESNLSLKQIAAQRKAKLSV, encoded by the coding sequence ATGGGACGAACAACAAGTGTCACAATCGGTGAATCGCTCAATAGTTTTATTGAACGAATGGTACAAAGTGGCCGCTACGGCTCAACCAGTGAAGTAATGAGAAGTGCCTTACGTTTACTAGAGCAACAAGAAAATCAACAAAATATGCTACGTAATGCGATTGAGGAAGGTGAACAAAGTGGTGAAAGCAACTTATCACTAAAACAGATTGCAGCTCAGCGTAAGGCTAAGTTGAGTGTATAA
- a CDS encoding LysR family transcriptional regulator: MELEDIYRRDLNLLVALQVLIEEGSVSKAAIRLNLSQSAMSRVLGRLRELLDDPLFTRQGQSLLPTQKALELHQQLNAPLDELRQLLSPQDFDPQTCQQTFTIATTDYAMQTILPFALPRIYQEAPNVRLELVPLQHHHLREQLTTQGADMAICRPTYSVDPLKKEHLGKVGVFCLLSPKHPLANTELSLNDYLAANHAMIAVSDGVKALIDQALSGYPEPKWLLRAYHLEAALSIMDTLPLIITVPADLAYLVAKRYNLVIKKTPFELTPFDYSLIWHSRCDQSSSQQWLRGVLKQECGKLIAERIEVMGIG, translated from the coding sequence ATGGAATTAGAAGACATTTACCGTCGCGATTTGAATCTGCTTGTCGCCCTACAGGTGTTAATTGAGGAAGGCAGTGTCAGCAAAGCAGCGATTCGATTAAATCTGAGCCAATCTGCCATGAGCCGTGTATTGGGTCGCTTACGTGAGTTGCTCGATGATCCCTTGTTTACCCGCCAAGGCCAATCACTGCTCCCAACCCAGAAAGCATTGGAATTACACCAGCAACTTAATGCACCACTCGATGAATTGCGCCAATTGCTTTCACCGCAAGATTTCGATCCTCAAACCTGCCAACAAACTTTTACCATCGCCACCACTGATTATGCGATGCAAACCATCTTGCCGTTTGCTTTGCCGCGGATTTACCAAGAAGCCCCGAATGTTCGTTTAGAGTTGGTACCATTACAACATCATCATTTAAGAGAACAGCTCACCACACAAGGCGCAGATATGGCGATTTGCCGCCCAACATACTCCGTCGATCCACTCAAAAAAGAACATTTGGGTAAAGTGGGTGTGTTTTGTTTATTGTCCCCCAAGCATCCACTGGCGAATACTGAGCTCAGTTTGAACGACTATTTAGCTGCTAACCATGCCATGATTGCGGTCAGCGATGGCGTCAAAGCGTTAATCGATCAAGCTTTATCCGGTTACCCTGAGCCCAAATGGCTGCTACGGGCTTATCATTTAGAGGCCGCTTTATCCATCATGGATACCTTGCCGCTGATCATTACCGTGCCAGCAGATTTAGCTTATCTGGTCGCCAAACGCTACAACCTGGTGATCAAGAAAACCCCATTTGAATTAACGCCATTTGATTATTCTCTGATTTGGCATTCGCGCTGCGACCAATCTTCGTCCCAGCAATGGTTGCGCGGAGTATTAAAACAAGAATGTGGCAAGTTGATCGCCGAAAGGATTGAGGTGATGGGGATAGGTTAA
- the epmB gene encoding EF-P beta-lysylation protein EpmB: MPDMITRKVIPVEQNWRKTSPNLPQNDLTRQNAWLTELAQAISEPLELLKQLEIDPTPWLSGLQARQLFAQRVPQSFVDRMEKGNPHDPLLRQVLPLEEEFEVHEGYSTDPLDEQDNVLPGLLHKYQSRVLMIVKGGCAVNCRYCFRRHFPYQDNKGNKATWQQSLDYIDSHPELDEVILSGGDPLMAKDSELEWLIEGISQIEHIKTLRIHSRLPVVIPNRITEQLCEILKNTRLNVVLVTHINHANEINAEFAASINKLRQVGVHLLNQGVLLKGVNDTVESQAQLSRALFDASILPYYLHVLDKVQGAAHFYVSDERAREIIAGVLKQVSGYLVPTLAREIGGEKSKTPLDLQLS, from the coding sequence ATGCCCGATATGATAACCCGAAAAGTCATCCCTGTTGAGCAAAACTGGCGCAAAACCTCGCCTAACCTGCCACAAAATGATCTAACTCGACAAAATGCTTGGTTAACTGAGCTTGCTCAAGCCATATCTGAACCATTAGAACTGCTCAAACAACTTGAGATCGACCCTACGCCGTGGTTATCAGGCCTACAAGCACGCCAACTGTTCGCGCAGCGTGTCCCACAAAGTTTTGTCGACAGAATGGAAAAAGGCAACCCGCACGATCCGCTATTGCGCCAAGTATTACCTCTGGAGGAAGAGTTTGAGGTGCACGAAGGCTACTCCACCGACCCGCTGGATGAACAAGATAATGTCTTGCCGGGTTTACTACATAAATACCAAAGCCGAGTGCTGATGATCGTTAAAGGCGGCTGTGCGGTTAACTGTCGCTACTGTTTCCGTCGTCATTTTCCTTATCAAGATAACAAAGGCAACAAAGCCACTTGGCAGCAAAGTTTAGACTACATTGATTCTCACCCTGAGCTGGATGAAGTCATTTTATCCGGTGGCGATCCTTTGATGGCTAAAGATTCAGAGCTTGAGTGGTTGATAGAAGGCATTAGCCAGATTGAGCATATCAAAACCCTGCGCATTCACAGCCGCTTGCCTGTGGTTATCCCCAACCGAATTACCGAACAGTTATGCGAAATACTGAAAAACACCCGCTTAAATGTGGTGTTGGTGACGCACATTAATCACGCCAATGAAATCAATGCCGAGTTTGCAGCCTCTATAAACAAGCTACGCCAAGTTGGTGTGCACTTACTTAATCAAGGCGTGTTACTCAAAGGCGTTAATGATACCGTCGAATCTCAAGCACAATTAAGTCGCGCTTTATTTGATGCTAGTATTTTGCCCTACTATTTACATGTGCTCGATAAGGTACAAGGCGCGGCGCACTTTTATGTCTCCGATGAACGTGCTCGCGAGATCATAGCGGGTGTCCTCAAGCAGGTTTCAGGTTATTTAGTACCGACACTTGCTCGTGAAATTGGCGGAGAGAAAAGTAAAACGCCGCTCGATTTACAGCTCAGTTAA
- the efp gene encoding elongation factor P, whose amino-acid sequence MATVSTNEFKGGLKIMLDSEPCVILENEYVKPGKGQAFNRVKIRKLLSGKTLEKTFKSGDTVEVADVMDIDLDYLYNDGEFYHFMNAETFEQIGADVKAVGESAKWLVENNTCMLTLWNGNPIAVTPPNFVELEVTDTDPGLKGDTQGTGGKPATLSTGAVVRVPLFISIGEVVKVDTRTGEYVGRVK is encoded by the coding sequence ATGGCGACTGTTAGCACCAATGAATTCAAAGGCGGTCTTAAAATTATGCTTGATTCTGAGCCTTGTGTCATTCTCGAAAACGAGTATGTCAAACCAGGTAAAGGCCAAGCGTTCAACCGCGTAAAAATCCGTAAATTGCTTTCGGGTAAAACACTAGAAAAAACATTCAAATCTGGTGATACCGTTGAAGTTGCTGATGTAATGGATATCGATCTTGATTATCTTTACAACGATGGCGAATTCTACCACTTTATGAACGCAGAAACATTCGAACAAATCGGTGCAGACGTGAAAGCGGTAGGCGAGAGCGCGAAATGGTTAGTAGAAAATAACACTTGTATGCTAACCCTTTGGAACGGTAACCCAATCGCAGTAACGCCACCAAACTTCGTTGAATTAGAAGTAACAGACACCGATCCAGGTCTAAAAGGTGATACTCAAGGTACTGGCGGTAAACCAGCAACATTGAGCACTGGCGCTGTGGTTCGTGTCCCACTGTTCATCTCTATTGGTGAAGTTGTGAAAGTGGATACTCGTACTGGTGAGTATGTAGGTCGAGTTAAGTAA
- the frdD gene encoding fumarate reductase subunit FrdD, translating into MINPNPRRSDEPIWWSLFGAGGTWFAMITPVTILVLGILMPLGVFDMGTFNYLRAHAFASSFIGGLFIIATLALPMWHAMHRVHHGMHDLKFHTGIIGKIACYAFAAIISVLAIAYIFLL; encoded by the coding sequence ATGATTAATCCAAACCCAAGACGTTCTGACGAGCCAATCTGGTGGTCTTTATTTGGTGCTGGCGGTACATGGTTTGCCATGATCACACCAGTAACAATCCTAGTGCTAGGTATCTTAATGCCACTTGGCGTATTTGATATGGGTACTTTCAACTACCTACGTGCGCACGCCTTTGCGAGCAGCTTCATTGGTGGTTTATTCATCATTGCTACTCTAGCACTGCCAATGTGGCATGCGATGCACCGTGTTCACCACGGCATGCACGACCTAAAATTCCACACTGGGATTATTGGTAAAATTGCATGTTATGCATTTGCAGCGATCATTTCCGTTCTTGCTATCGCATATATTTTCCTACTGTAA
- the frdC gene encoding fumarate reductase subunit FrdC, with translation MSNRKPYVRPMNRTWWSKHPFYRFYMLREATVLPLILFTLFLTCGLASLVKGPQAWVEWQHFMQNPLVIAINIVALAGSLFHAATFFSMMPQVMPIRVGGKPLSPKIIIAAQWAAVAVISLIVLALV, from the coding sequence ATGAGCAATCGTAAGCCTTATGTTCGTCCTATGAATCGTACTTGGTGGAGCAAACATCCGTTCTACCGCTTCTACATGCTACGTGAAGCAACGGTTCTACCATTGATTTTGTTCACTTTATTCCTAACTTGTGGTCTAGCTAGCCTAGTGAAAGGCCCACAAGCTTGGGTCGAGTGGCAACACTTTATGCAAAACCCACTCGTGATCGCGATTAACATCGTGGCACTGGCGGGTAGCTTATTCCACGCTGCCACTTTCTTTAGCATGATGCCGCAAGTAATGCCAATTCGTGTAGGTGGTAAGCCATTAAGCCCTAAAATCATTATTGCTGCACAATGGGCCGCAGTTGCTGTGATCTCATTGATTGTATTGGCATTGGTGTAG